From Arthrobacter sp. FW306-2-2C-D06B, a single genomic window includes:
- a CDS encoding NCS2 family permease, with amino-acid sequence MTILDPAEMRTATEKQAAPSGAGQTDAREKHTATGLAQRGGSPRPPASNSFLDRFFQITKRGSTLAREFRGGIVTFFTMAYIVILNPLILGGFSAQNAPTDVAGGWLSAAQVGAVTGLTAGVMTVLFGLIANLPFGLAAGLGINSFLAVAVIHEVTWPEAMGLVVINGILIVLFGVTGARTAIFKAVPKELKAAITVGIGLFIAFIGFVDSGFVRATKGGPPVQLGNDGSITSIPTLVFIVGLLVMGILVARKIQGGLLIGIVATTVLAAVVEAVLHIGPGSAANPGGWHLNTPVLSGQLVSAPDFSLVGHFDLFGSFSRIGGLAATMLVFTLVFTNFFDAMGTMTGLAKSAGVAYKDGTFPKLKSAFIVEGLGAVAGGATSGSSNTVYIDSAAGIGEGARTGLASVVTGLLFLGSMFLTPLTSVVPLEVAAAALVVVGAMMMAQIREIKFSKFSVALPAFLTIVTMPLTYSIANGIGVGFISWAVIHGASGKGKKVHPLMWVVTVGFLVYFARGPISSLMGG; translated from the coding sequence ATGACAATCCTGGACCCCGCAGAAATGCGAACGGCAACTGAAAAGCAGGCTGCGCCTTCCGGTGCAGGGCAGACAGATGCGCGCGAAAAGCACACGGCAACCGGACTGGCACAGCGGGGCGGCAGCCCCAGGCCCCCGGCGTCGAACTCCTTCCTGGATCGTTTCTTCCAGATCACTAAGCGTGGCTCCACGCTGGCCCGCGAATTCCGCGGCGGCATCGTCACGTTCTTCACGATGGCCTACATCGTTATCCTCAACCCCCTGATCCTGGGCGGATTCTCGGCCCAGAACGCGCCCACGGATGTGGCCGGCGGATGGTTGTCCGCAGCACAGGTGGGGGCAGTCACCGGCCTGACCGCCGGTGTCATGACGGTCCTCTTCGGCCTCATAGCGAACCTGCCGTTCGGGCTCGCCGCAGGCTTGGGAATCAACTCCTTCCTCGCAGTCGCCGTCATCCATGAAGTCACCTGGCCGGAAGCCATGGGCCTCGTGGTTATCAACGGCATTCTGATTGTCCTGTTCGGCGTCACGGGTGCCCGGACCGCGATCTTCAAGGCTGTCCCCAAGGAACTCAAGGCCGCCATCACCGTTGGCATCGGCCTGTTCATCGCCTTCATCGGCTTCGTCGATTCCGGCTTCGTCCGCGCCACAAAAGGCGGACCGCCGGTACAGCTCGGCAATGATGGTTCCATCACCTCTATACCTACCCTTGTTTTCATTGTCGGTCTGCTGGTCATGGGAATCCTCGTGGCCCGTAAGATCCAGGGCGGCCTCCTGATCGGAATCGTCGCCACCACGGTCCTCGCCGCCGTCGTCGAGGCCGTCCTGCACATCGGGCCTGGCAGCGCCGCCAATCCCGGTGGATGGCACCTCAACACCCCGGTACTGTCCGGCCAGCTGGTTTCCGCCCCGGACTTCAGCCTGGTGGGCCACTTCGACCTCTTCGGTTCGTTCTCGCGGATCGGCGGCTTGGCGGCCACGATGCTGGTGTTCACCCTGGTGTTCACCAACTTCTTCGACGCCATGGGCACCATGACCGGCCTCGCCAAGAGCGCCGGCGTGGCCTACAAGGACGGGACGTTCCCCAAGCTCAAGTCGGCCTTCATCGTCGAAGGCCTGGGCGCGGTAGCCGGCGGCGCGACGTCGGGCTCGTCCAACACCGTGTACATCGACTCCGCTGCCGGGATCGGCGAAGGCGCCCGCACCGGCCTGGCATCGGTGGTTACCGGTCTGCTGTTCCTGGGTTCGATGTTCCTGACCCCGCTCACCAGCGTGGTTCCGCTCGAGGTCGCAGCCGCGGCCCTGGTGGTGGTGGGCGCCATGATGATGGCACAGATCCGCGAGATCAAGTTCTCCAAATTCTCCGTGGCCCTGCCCGCCTTCCTCACCATCGTCACGATGCCGTTGACGTACTCCATCGCCAATGGCATCGGGGTCGGATTCATCTCCTGGGCCGTGATCCACGGGGCTTCGGGGAAGGGAAAGAAGGTCCATCCCCTCATGTGGGTAGTGACCGTCGGCTTCCTGGTCTACTTCGCGCGTGGGCCGATCAGCTCGCTCATGGGAGGGTAG
- a CDS encoding IS481 family transposase yields the protein MSHANATLTSKTRLKLAKLVVHEHWTISEAAKMFMVSWPTAKRWVQRYLDHGAAGMQDRSSRPHHSPARTPQALVKRIVALRWRKRLGPVQIAGRLGIAASTVHAVLVRCRINRLRYIDRVTGEPIRRYEHQSPGELLHVDVTKFGNIPDGGGHRYLGRQEGGKNSRASASRNGLPRSGKHPRNGTAYVHTVIDDYSRVAYAEIHHNEKAVTAIAVLRRAVAWFADRGITTKRVLSDNGSAYVSKAWTHACEELGITPKRTRPYRPQTNGKIERFHRTLNDGWAYAKFYPTETARRDALPAWIHYYNHHRPHTATGNKPPLSRLTNLPGQYN from the coding sequence GTGTCCCACGCTAACGCAACACTGACCTCAAAAACCCGTTTGAAGCTCGCCAAATTGGTCGTCCACGAGCACTGGACGATCTCCGAGGCAGCGAAGATGTTCATGGTGTCCTGGCCCACGGCCAAGCGCTGGGTCCAGCGCTACCTCGACCACGGAGCCGCGGGCATGCAGGACAGGTCCTCACGGCCGCACCATAGCCCGGCCAGGACACCGCAGGCGTTGGTGAAACGCATCGTGGCACTTCGGTGGCGCAAACGACTGGGACCGGTGCAGATCGCCGGCAGGCTGGGAATCGCGGCGTCAACTGTTCACGCAGTCCTGGTCCGCTGCCGGATCAACAGGCTGCGCTACATCGACCGGGTGACCGGCGAACCAATCCGCCGCTATGAACACCAATCCCCGGGAGAGCTGCTCCACGTCGACGTCACCAAGTTCGGCAACATCCCCGACGGCGGAGGCCACCGATACCTCGGCCGGCAAGAAGGCGGGAAGAACTCCCGGGCCTCAGCCAGCCGCAACGGCCTGCCCCGCTCGGGCAAACACCCCCGCAACGGCACCGCCTACGTGCACACCGTCATCGATGACTACTCCCGGGTGGCCTACGCCGAGATCCACCACAACGAGAAGGCCGTAACCGCGATCGCCGTGCTGCGCCGCGCCGTGGCCTGGTTCGCCGACCGCGGCATCACCACCAAACGGGTGCTCTCCGACAACGGATCCGCCTACGTCTCCAAGGCCTGGACCCACGCCTGCGAGGAACTGGGCATCACACCGAAACGCACACGACCCTACCGGCCCCAAACCAACGGCAAGATCGAACGGTTCCACCGCACCCTCAACGACGGCTGGGCCTACGCCAAGTTCTACCCCACCGAAACAGCACGCCGCGACGCCCTACCGGCCTGGATCCACTACTACAATCACCACAGGCCCCACACCGCCACCGGGAACAAACCACCCCTCAGCCGGTTGACCAACCTCCCTGGGCAGTACAACTAG
- a CDS encoding FAD binding domain-containing protein: MDMNTIESVVATTDPGEWRDGDAWLAGGTVLFSYGSPVGSEEPLKRLLDLGQAGWRAVTVSDTGIELAATCTVAELYALPGSDAVAGRNWPGLELFRPCCDSFVASFKVWNMSTVGGNVCTSLPAGPMISLCAGLDARATILGRHGSSRTVPVAEFVTGDGKNCLAPGELLRSIQLPASALAAKVAFRRLSLSNLGRSGVLLIGRLDADGGLVLTVTAATKRPVQLRLAAGQLPDAGQLAAAVGHSIPAELYHDDIHGLPEWRRDMTFRLAEEIRAELCGPGEPGGPLTVSGDFWPPHATSPQPSTQAESFNTEQQKEA; encoded by the coding sequence ATGGACATGAACACCATCGAGTCCGTAGTTGCCACCACGGATCCAGGCGAGTGGCGCGACGGCGACGCCTGGCTTGCCGGCGGCACCGTCCTGTTTTCCTACGGCAGCCCGGTGGGCAGCGAGGAGCCATTGAAGCGCTTGCTGGACCTTGGCCAAGCAGGATGGCGGGCCGTCACCGTGAGCGATACCGGCATCGAGCTTGCCGCTACCTGCACGGTTGCCGAGCTCTACGCACTCCCGGGGTCGGACGCCGTGGCCGGCCGGAACTGGCCGGGGCTGGAACTTTTCCGGCCGTGCTGCGACTCTTTCGTGGCCTCTTTCAAGGTATGGAACATGTCCACTGTTGGCGGCAATGTGTGCACCTCGCTCCCGGCCGGGCCGATGATTTCGCTGTGCGCCGGCCTGGACGCGAGGGCCACCATCCTTGGCCGGCACGGCAGCAGCCGGACCGTTCCAGTGGCCGAATTCGTCACCGGGGACGGGAAAAACTGCCTGGCACCCGGCGAGCTCCTGCGCAGCATCCAGCTGCCGGCGTCGGCCTTGGCTGCGAAGGTGGCCTTCCGCCGGCTCTCGCTGAGCAACCTCGGGCGATCCGGGGTGCTGCTGATCGGAAGGCTCGACGCCGATGGCGGCCTGGTCCTCACCGTTACCGCCGCCACCAAGCGGCCCGTGCAGCTGCGGTTGGCCGCCGGGCAGTTGCCGGACGCAGGCCAGCTGGCCGCCGCCGTCGGGCATTCAATCCCCGCGGAGCTGTACCACGACGACATCCACGGGCTCCCGGAATGGCGCCGGGACATGACCTTCCGCCTTGCCGAGGAGATCCGCGCGGAGCTGTGCGGCCCGGGGGAGCCGGGCGGACCGCTCACGGTGTCGGGAGATTTCTGGCCACCACACGCCACTTCGCCACAGCCGTCCACCCAAGCGGAATCATTCAACACCGAGCAGCAGAAGGAGGCCTGA
- a CDS encoding molybdopterin-dependent oxidoreductase codes for MAIEINGTATEAAPRPGQCLRTFLREQGNFGVKKGCDGGDCGACTVHVDGTPVHSCIYPAVRAEGHSVTTIEGLSSGGELHPVQQQFLDNQGFQCGFCTAGMMMTAATFDEEQKANLPRNLKGNLCRCTGYRSIADAVCGSHTHAPDGGAAAQSGAAASTGQLGDNVPAPAGRAVVTGTARYTLDVPPEQLPGLLHLKLLRSPHAHARIVSIDTTAALQVPGVVAVFTHEDAPARLFSTAQHELYTDDPDDTRVLDNVVRFIGQRVAAVVAESVGAAEAGARAIEVQYELLDAVFSPQDALLPGAPAIHGEKDGETARISRPQNNVVAEVHSELGNVEAGFAVADFIHENTYQTQRVQHVAMETHCSIAWVEPSGNPAEDRLMVRSSSQVPFLVRRTLARVFDLPEDRIRVVAGRVGGGFGGKQEVLTEDLVAMAALKLRRPVQVEFTRTEQFTATTTRHPFTIKVKAGASGDGHLTAMQLDVVTNTGAYGNHAPGVMFHGCGESLAVYKCANKKVDAQAVYTNTVPAGAFRGYGLSQMIFAIESAVDELAVGIGMDPLEFRLKNMVRPGDHMLSTNPEPEEDVFYGSYGLDQCVALVRDALERGGERYRDAGLDDLGPEWATGVGSALSMIDTVPPRGHFAHTRLRLLPDGTFDAAVGTAEFGNGTTTVHAQLAATALSTTAPKVAVRQSDTDLVEHDTGAFGSAGTVVAGQATLLAAQELALRIRAVAAAFLGVSEADCVLEDGAARCGERVLPLAEVYDAAQQQGVELAADGRWGGTPRSVAFNVHGFRVAVNTGTGELRILQSVQAADAGVVVNPRQCRGQVEGGIAQALGVALYEEVRVNDAGKVTTDILRQYHIPSFADVPRSEVYFAKTNDQMGPLGAKSMSESPFNPVAPALANAIRNATGVRFASLPIARDKIYLALKDAEAPTPTQLARI; via the coding sequence ATGGCAATCGAGATCAATGGAACAGCCACCGAGGCCGCCCCCCGCCCGGGCCAGTGCCTTCGGACGTTCCTGCGCGAACAGGGCAACTTCGGCGTCAAGAAGGGGTGCGACGGCGGCGACTGCGGCGCGTGCACTGTCCACGTAGACGGCACACCCGTGCACAGTTGCATCTACCCGGCCGTCCGCGCCGAAGGGCACTCGGTCACCACCATCGAGGGGCTCTCCAGCGGGGGCGAGCTGCATCCCGTGCAGCAGCAGTTCCTGGATAACCAGGGCTTCCAGTGCGGCTTCTGCACGGCCGGCATGATGATGACCGCCGCCACCTTCGACGAGGAACAGAAAGCCAACCTCCCGCGCAACCTCAAAGGAAACCTGTGCCGCTGCACGGGTTACCGCTCCATTGCGGACGCAGTCTGCGGAAGTCACACGCACGCACCGGACGGCGGCGCTGCGGCGCAGTCCGGCGCGGCAGCCAGTACGGGCCAGCTTGGCGACAACGTTCCCGCGCCTGCGGGACGCGCCGTCGTCACCGGTACCGCCCGCTACACCCTCGACGTCCCGCCGGAACAGCTCCCGGGACTGCTGCATCTGAAGTTGCTGCGCTCGCCGCACGCGCATGCCCGCATTGTTTCCATCGATACCACGGCGGCTCTCCAGGTACCCGGCGTCGTCGCGGTCTTCACGCATGAGGACGCGCCGGCCCGGTTGTTCTCAACGGCCCAGCACGAGCTCTACACGGATGATCCGGACGACACCCGGGTCCTCGACAATGTGGTGCGCTTCATCGGCCAGCGGGTTGCCGCCGTCGTCGCCGAATCGGTGGGCGCAGCGGAAGCCGGGGCGCGTGCCATCGAAGTGCAGTACGAACTCCTGGACGCTGTCTTCTCGCCACAGGACGCATTGCTGCCCGGTGCGCCCGCGATCCACGGTGAGAAGGACGGGGAAACGGCCCGGATTTCCCGCCCGCAGAACAACGTCGTGGCTGAGGTTCATTCCGAGCTGGGGAACGTCGAGGCCGGATTCGCAGTGGCCGACTTCATCCACGAGAACACGTACCAGACCCAGCGGGTACAGCACGTCGCGATGGAAACGCACTGTTCCATCGCGTGGGTGGAGCCGTCCGGGAACCCAGCGGAGGACCGGCTCATGGTGCGTTCCTCCAGCCAGGTCCCGTTCCTTGTCCGGCGCACCCTCGCCCGCGTATTCGATCTTCCTGAAGACCGCATCCGCGTGGTCGCGGGCCGCGTGGGAGGTGGCTTCGGCGGCAAGCAGGAAGTGCTCACTGAGGACCTCGTGGCCATGGCTGCCCTCAAGCTGCGCCGGCCTGTGCAGGTGGAGTTCACCCGCACCGAGCAATTCACCGCCACCACCACACGCCACCCTTTCACCATCAAGGTGAAGGCCGGGGCGAGCGGGGACGGTCACCTGACGGCTATGCAACTGGACGTGGTCACCAACACGGGTGCGTACGGAAATCACGCGCCCGGAGTGATGTTCCACGGTTGCGGCGAGTCGTTGGCCGTCTACAAATGCGCCAACAAGAAAGTGGACGCGCAGGCCGTCTACACCAACACGGTCCCGGCCGGCGCCTTCCGTGGCTACGGCCTGAGCCAGATGATCTTCGCGATCGAATCCGCCGTGGACGAACTCGCGGTTGGTATCGGCATGGACCCCTTGGAGTTCCGGCTCAAGAACATGGTCAGGCCGGGGGACCACATGCTCTCCACGAACCCGGAACCGGAAGAGGACGTTTTCTACGGGAGCTACGGCCTGGACCAGTGCGTGGCGTTGGTCCGGGATGCCCTGGAGCGCGGCGGTGAACGCTACCGTGACGCCGGGCTCGACGATCTGGGTCCGGAGTGGGCCACCGGCGTCGGTTCAGCGCTGTCCATGATCGACACGGTCCCGCCTCGCGGGCACTTCGCCCATACGCGCCTCAGGCTCCTGCCGGACGGCACGTTCGACGCCGCCGTCGGGACCGCCGAGTTCGGCAACGGCACCACCACGGTCCATGCCCAGTTGGCGGCGACCGCCCTGTCTACCACCGCGCCGAAAGTGGCCGTGCGCCAGTCCGACACGGATCTCGTGGAGCACGATACCGGCGCGTTCGGCTCCGCAGGCACCGTGGTGGCCGGGCAAGCAACCTTGCTCGCGGCGCAGGAACTCGCGCTCCGGATCCGGGCCGTGGCTGCTGCGTTCCTCGGTGTTTCAGAGGCGGACTGTGTGCTCGAGGACGGTGCCGCGCGCTGCGGTGAGCGGGTCTTGCCGCTCGCTGAGGTGTACGACGCCGCGCAGCAGCAGGGTGTGGAACTCGCCGCAGACGGGCGTTGGGGCGGAACCCCGCGTTCGGTCGCCTTCAACGTCCATGGATTCCGGGTGGCCGTGAATACCGGCACGGGGGAGCTGAGGATCCTGCAGAGCGTCCAGGCGGCCGATGCCGGCGTCGTGGTCAATCCACGGCAGTGCCGCGGCCAGGTGGAAGGCGGAATCGCCCAGGCGTTGGGTGTCGCGCTGTATGAGGAAGTGCGCGTGAACGACGCCGGCAAGGTCACCACCGACATCCTGCGGCAGTACCACATCCCTTCCTTCGCGGACGTGCCACGCAGTGAGGTGTACTTCGCGAAAACGAACGACCAGATGGGGCCGCTCGGCGCGAAGTCCATGAGCGAGAGCCCGTTCAACCCCGTAGCGCCTGCGCTGGCCAACGCCATCCGGAACGCCACCGGGGTGAGGTTCGCTTCGCTCCCCATCGCCCGGGACAAGATCTACCTGGCGCTCAAGGACGCCGAAGCCCCCACCCCCACCCAACTAGCTCGCATTTAA
- a CDS encoding XdhC family protein, whose product MLDLMPSLGTWRPAVSGQRCAVATIVAAGGSVPRPLGTSMLVSEHGDVLGSLSGGCVEGAVVEAALQAMHDGGSRLESFGYSAEDAFAVGLTCGGELEVHIQPTGSAGLDLALLNAASGGASLALIRRLDAAGGAVVVPDPAGFSAVGSRELSALLGGDDAVIRAAAAQLEPLLHGGRAGLVRLAPAAGCGSAVPQAEPITLFVESRLPAARMLIFGANDFGAALLPTGKLLGYEVTLCDARPAFSSQGRFLGADHLVTDWPHRYLAAEASAGRIDSRTVVCVLTHDPKFDIPLLETALNLDLAYVGAMGSRRSHRQRIDGLLDCGVPAEALERLHSPIGLDLGAVTPAEVAVSITAEILASRAPRPASGCAPYPASGWGSLKDGTGPIHPSAPEHNTPEHNTPEQSKVTPWT is encoded by the coding sequence ATGCTGGATTTGATGCCTTCGCTGGGCACGTGGCGGCCCGCGGTCTCCGGTCAGCGATGCGCCGTCGCCACCATCGTGGCCGCGGGAGGCTCCGTGCCCCGTCCCCTCGGCACGTCCATGCTGGTTTCCGAACACGGCGATGTCCTTGGCAGCCTCTCCGGAGGGTGCGTGGAAGGCGCCGTGGTGGAGGCTGCCCTTCAAGCAATGCACGACGGCGGCAGCCGCCTCGAGTCGTTCGGCTACAGCGCCGAGGACGCGTTCGCCGTCGGGCTCACCTGCGGTGGCGAGCTGGAAGTCCACATCCAGCCGACGGGGTCCGCCGGGCTGGACCTGGCCTTGTTGAATGCCGCTTCCGGCGGCGCTTCCCTGGCACTCATCCGCAGGCTCGACGCCGCGGGAGGCGCCGTCGTCGTTCCTGATCCGGCGGGTTTTTCCGCCGTTGGTTCACGGGAACTTTCGGCCCTGCTTGGCGGGGATGACGCAGTGATCCGCGCGGCCGCGGCCCAGCTCGAACCCCTTCTGCATGGTGGCCGGGCAGGGCTGGTGCGGCTCGCCCCGGCCGCAGGCTGCGGGAGCGCCGTGCCGCAAGCCGAACCCATCACCCTCTTCGTCGAAAGCCGCTTGCCCGCGGCCCGGATGCTCATCTTTGGCGCCAACGACTTCGGCGCGGCCTTGCTCCCCACCGGGAAACTCCTGGGCTACGAGGTCACTTTGTGCGATGCCCGCCCCGCTTTTTCGAGCCAGGGCCGATTCCTCGGCGCCGACCACCTCGTCACCGACTGGCCGCACCGTTACCTTGCCGCAGAAGCAAGCGCCGGACGGATCGATTCCCGCACCGTCGTGTGCGTGCTGACCCACGATCCCAAATTCGATATTCCCCTGCTGGAAACCGCCTTGAATTTGGATCTCGCCTATGTGGGAGCCATGGGTTCGAGGCGCAGTCACCGGCAACGGATCGACGGACTGCTGGACTGCGGCGTCCCGGCCGAGGCCCTCGAACGCCTTCATTCGCCGATCGGACTGGACCTTGGTGCCGTCACTCCGGCTGAAGTTGCGGTGTCCATTACGGCCGAGATCCTCGCGTCCCGCGCTCCGCGGCCGGCCTCCGGCTGTGCACCCTATCCAGCCTCCGGCTGGGGTTCGCTCAAGGACGGCACAGGGCCGATCCACCCGAGCGCTCCTGAACACAACACCCCCGAACACAACACCCCCGAACAAAGCAAGGTGACCCCATGGACATGA